The DNA window CTCAGTATAGGTGCTAAATGAAAGGGACTGGTAAGTAAATACAAATTAGATACAAATTAGAAACTGTTATTAGGAAACAAATAGGTCATGTGATAAAGAGAACAATGAGAAGGGAGCTACCTCGGATAATCAGAGATGGCATCTCTAAgactggattttttcttttttttttttttttgagacagagtcttgctctgtcgcccaggctggagtgcagaggcctgatgtcggctcactgcaacctccgtctcccaggttcaagtgattctcctgcctcagcctcccaagtagctgggatttcaggcatgcaccaccatgcctggctaatttttgtatttttggtagagatggggtttcatcatggaAGGAACCTGTGGAAGGAGAAATCAAACATTCAAAGAGATGGGAGAGGTAGAGGAAGCTCTGCTTTAGTGAGCTTGATTAGGCGGGCATCAGCTTTCCAAGGCACAGGCTGAGGTATTTTCTAACATAGTgtctttggctgagactgttggCTTGACCTTTCCTTACTGAGCTCTACAGGAAAAATTAGCTAAGGGATATTAGGAACACGGCTCTGTTTCCTGCAGCCAACTTCCATAGATCCGACACTTTTTTGAACTGGTCTCAGATTCATCTTGGAGAAGTGATACGATAAAGTGGAAAGATCACAGAATCTGGAGTTAGAGCCTTGGGTTCAAAACCTTATTCTGAGACTTACCAGCTTAGTAACCttgaacaaataaatgttttgagcttcaatttcttcatcatcAAAAATGAAGATATCAACACTTATTACTTAAGGTGATGGGGaggatttaaaaagataatatgcaTAAATCTCAGAGGACAGCGCCTGGCTGTCAGGGAGCACCCAACAAATGCAACTATGATTTTTATATTGACAGGTGTGAGTGACAGGGAGAAAGGAACGCCTCAAGGGTAAGAAATTTCCTATTTCTGTTTGAAATGCTTAGTTCTGTTTAGAGTGTGCTTTATAATAATGTCACCAGAATGTTGAGACTATTTATGCTGCTGTAGGAAGCTGCAAGCCCTAAGGAGTGAGGCTAAAGAGGCTAAAGACTATCATTATGGGTCATTCAAGGAACTATGGGTTAGGGTGGCTACCTCATAGAACGACTCAGTGAAAAAAGGGCTGTCATCTAAGTGAGCCTCAATATGCCTTGGGGCTGAGCAAGAAAACTCTGGATGTGAAATCTGTGCTTCATTCGCCCTTCCAGTGAATGGAATAGTGGCTGGCACTTGGTGCTATACCTGGGTAGTTCTGCATCATCACAGCAGGCATGCTCCAGTAGCTGGGGTGGTTGGGGTCGTAGGACTGACTGTAGGAATAGCCATGCATATAGGGGATGTAGGACTGGCGCTGGGTGAGTGGGGAGGACACAGGCACATGGACACTTGGCCGGGGCTCCTTGCTCCCAAGGCGAGACGACTCTGATGTGGGCAGCTTGCAGTCACTACTTGTGCTTTCCTTCCCATCTTCCTTGGGGACAGAGTCCTTACTCCGACTCCTTTCCTCCTTCAATTTGCGGTCCCGCTCCTCCTTCCACCGCTCATCCTCTGACTTGATGTCTGAGTACTTGGCAGGATAAACATATGTCCACATCCGGGGCTCTGCCTCCTACAAAAATCACAGAACAACGACTGGGTGTTGTAGAGATAAGACAGATGTATTTCAAGCCCAGGGTCCCAGCAGAACCACCAGAGCAGATAATTACTAGACACCTGGGGCAGAGTAGGATCTTGGCTTCTATTGATCTTGTTTATATTCCAACTCTGCTCCCTTTTGGTTAAAaagcccccgcccccacctctgCACCCACCCACAGGGGACAAGATGTGGCagggggagaaaaggaaaatccgTCCGTGTATCAGTGGATGTTTTCTAGGTAAGAACAAACATTTTGAGGAAATGACTGAAATAGGAGAGGCTGCCCCTTCCAAGACGTTTAGGTTGTTTCACTATTTCAGAGCACGCTCAGTGGGGTGGAAAGCTTGTAAGTGACACTCAGatcagaggagggagggaggcataACTATTATaccaagagggaagggaagacatTCTAAGTGTCATGAGCAGAGCAAGATATGAGATTCCAAGTTCCTAGTTCTAACTCAACCTATAAAATCCTTGTTAAAGAAACTCAGTAACTGAGTATACTTTGTACCTACTCTAAAAAAATAGAGAGACCATCAATAACTTATTTCACAGGAACCAAACAGTGGAAGAAACACAGACAAGGAATCGAGATACCTCAGTTCTAATCCTGGCTTGGCTAGTGAGGTCTTAAGAAACCCTAGACAAATTAAGCTAACTTGCCTGGGCCTTTCTTGTCAAATGGAAAAAACACCTGCTATGGATataaaagtgctttttaaaaaacattaatatgaatcccagtgctttgggaggctgaggcgggaagactgcttgaggccaggagttcaagaccagcctgggcaacacagtgagacctctctctacaaaaaattaaaacatctgggtgtggtggcatgcatctgtagtcctggttaattgggaggctgaggcaggaagattgcttgggcctaggagttgGAAATTGCTGTGAGCTATGACTATGTCATTGCATTCccgcctgggcaatagagagggACTCTGGtctctataaaaacataaaaataaaacaattggctgggtgcagtggctcatgtctgtaatcccagcactttgggaggctgaggcaggtggattacttgaggtcaggagtttgagaccagcctgaccaacatggtgaagccccatctctactaaaaatacaaaaaaaattagttgggtgtggtgaacgttgcagtgagccaagatagcaccactgcactctagcctgggcaacagagtgagactccatctcgaaaaaataacattaaaataaaataaaaaacattaaaatggttTATAAAGGTAAAGAATCCTTAAGATTACACATCTCTCCTGCTAATCTCAATTCCGTTGAACCCCTATATAAGGACAGCCCTTATTTGTGAGGAAGGCAGATGATTATCATACGGTATTTCCACTTCCTCCCAGAGCAACAGTTACCTGTCGGTACCAGAGTATTGGATCCACCTCTGCCTGTCGACCACACTCAgcgcctgtcttggcctcagaGGCCTCCTTGCTTAGGTGGCTGGCATCACTCAGCTTCACTTTAAGGCCTTCAGGGGTCTGGCCCGGGAGGTTTGAAGAGTCATCTAACTTGGGAATGATGACTGATTTGGCTGAGTCAGCCCCTGGCTCCTTGGCCTTGCCAGGTCCTGACTTCACAAGGTCTGTCAGGCTGGGGGCCTTGGTGAGAATTGGTGGAATTGACGGCTTTTGCTTCCACTCTTCCTTGAGTGCTGCCTCAAGCTCCTTCAGGCCCATCTCTGCCTTCTTGTCCACTCCCCGCTGCTGCTGCTCTAAGCTCTGGCATTTCTGCTGTTCTTCGTACTGCTGCCGGTAAGCCGTGTTAGTGCTCAGAAGGTGGGTGTGGTAACTCTGGTCGCTGTAGCCATAGGGGGGCACATAGGCATACTGGTTATAGTACAGGGACTGCATATACATGTTGGGACGCTGCTGGATGACCGAGGGCTGCTGACTGGAACTGCTCAGCTCGGGCTTCTTTTCCTCACAAACATCGTTCTTCACTTTTCCTTCGATGCTCTCAGGTTCCTCATCCTTTTTTGTCTTCAGGGCCTGGCTCTCCACTCCTGCCTGGCTGCTGGGGTTCAGAGCCCCAGGGCTGGACTGTGCGTAGCTTGGAGAATAGTAACTCTCAAAGCCTTGGTAATATGGTGAGTCTTTGCTCTGAGGCTGAGGGGGAAAAAGAGTTTTCTTAGCCCCTTCTTTAACCAACTGTTCAGCATCCTTTGATTTGACACTGTCTACCTTGCCCTCCCCATCCTCCCCAGCATCAGAGTTGTCAGAGTATGCAGGGCTGTTGGTTTTGACTGAGCTGGCTTCAGCTCCATTCTGGGTCACTACATGTAAGGGAGTCAGGGGCTGAGTAGGGGTAGTGTTTTCAAGGCGGCTACTGCCTCCAATGGAAGGGCTGGGGgcattatctgtgaaactgtaGATCTTGTCGGCTTCAGTCTTGATGCTAGCCAGTCGGCTTTGCTGGGGGTCTGATGAGCCATTTAGGAGTCCCTCCATTTTCATCCCATCTCCTGAAGATTCCCTGAATGGACTTTTGCCTTCTTCTACTCGACACACCTTCCCAGGGGTCAGAGGACTTTCAAGTTCCTTTgaagattccttctttttttggtctttctttttcttgtccttgGCTGGAGTCAAGGCAGGGTTGACTGTGAAAGGTTCTCCCATAACAGTGGGCTTGAGTTATGGGAGAATGGGCTTGAGTTGGGGACTGTTGGTCATGGCTTGTGCCACTGTGGCGGTCAAGCCTGAGGAAGAGCCTGGGCTCGCTGCTGTGAAGGTGGCTGTCTGGAAGGTGTAGATTTGCTGTGGGGGG is part of the Chlorocebus sabaeus isolate Y175 chromosome 16, mChlSab1.0.hap1, whole genome shotgun sequence genome and encodes:
- the LOC103247509 gene encoding LOW QUALITY PROTEIN: zinc finger protein 609-like (The sequence of the model RefSeq protein was modified relative to this genomic sequence to represent the inferred CDS: substituted 1 base at 1 genomic stop codon), encoding MKSLQLLTILRGLSSIVGNSYGTILAQSYFSRWYPEHLLNPLIEVTALTKEYSSQWQMGCVSSISMCSYFPGMLVVNVTWRNKTYVGTLLDCTRHDWAPPRFCDSPTSDLEMRNGRGRGKRMRPNSNTPVNETATASDSKGTSSSSKTRAGANSKGRRGSQNSSEHRPPASSTSEDVRASPSSANKRKNKPLSDMKLNSSSEDSKRSKRVRTNSMGSATGPLPGTKVEPTVLDRNCPSPVLIDCPHPNCNKKYKHINGLKYHQAHAHTDDASKPEADGDSEYGEEPILHADLGSCNGASVSQKRSLSPARSATPKVRLVEPHSPSPSSKFSTKGLCKKKLSGEGDTDLGALSNDGSDDGPSVMDETSNDAFDSLERKCMEKEKCKKPSSLKPEKIPSKSLKSARPIAPAIPPQQIYTFQTATFTAASPGSSSGLTATVAQAMTNSPQLKPILPXLKPTVMGEPFTVNPALTPAKDKKKKDQKKKESSKELESPLTPGKVCRVEEGKSPFRESSGDGMKMEGLLNGSSDPQQSRLASIKTEADKIYSFTDNAPSPSIGGSSRLENTTPTQPLTPLHVVTQNGAEASSVKTNSPAYSDNSDAGEDGEGKVDSVKSKDAEQLVKEGAKKTLFPPQPQSKDSPYYQGFESYYSPSYAQSSPGALNPSSQAGVESQALKTKKDEEPESIEGKVKNDVCEEKKPELSSSSQQPSVIQQRPNMYMQSLYYNQYAYVPPYGYSDQSYHTHLLSTNTAYRQQYEEQQKCQSLEQQQRGVDKKAEMGLKELEAALKEEWKQKPSIPPILTKAPSLTDLVKSGPGKAKEPGADSAKSVIIPKLDDSSNLPGQTPEGLKVKLSDASHLSKEASEAKTGAECGRQAEVDPILWYRQEAEPRMWTYVYPAKYSDIKSEDERWKEERDRKLKEERSRSKDSVPKEDGKESTSSDCKLPTSESSRLGSKEPRPSVHVPVSSPLTQRQSYIPYMHGYSYSQSYDPNHPSYWSMPAVMMQNYPGIAPSASHYSIHWKGE